A single genomic interval of Bos indicus isolate NIAB-ARS_2022 breed Sahiwal x Tharparkar chromosome 5, NIAB-ARS_B.indTharparkar_mat_pri_1.0, whole genome shotgun sequence harbors:
- the MFAP5 gene encoding microfibrillar-associated protein 5 isoform X1 → MTFFGPKVLLLLTALIMSSGRTPLGVSGQRGDDVTTVTSETFTEDPNLVNDPATDETASLNDKNTTTECRDEKFACTRLYSVHRPIKQCLHQICFTSSRRMYVINNEICSRLVCKEHEAMKDELCRQKAGLPPRRLRRSNYFRLPPCDNVNLQGPSGL, encoded by the exons ATGACGTTCTTTGGACCCAAAGTGCTCCTGCTTCTCACCGCCCTCATCATGTCCTCTG GCCGGACACCCCTAGGGGTCAGCGGACAGCGAGGAG ATGATGTGACCACAGTGACTTCAGAAACATTCACAGAAGATCCTA ATCTGGTGAATGATCCTGCTACAGATGAAACAG CCTCACTCAACGACAAAAATACCACCACAG AGTGCCGGGATGAGAAATTTGCCTGCACAAGACTCTACTCCGTGCATCGGCCAATCAAGCAATGCCTCCATCAGATATGCTTCACCAG TTCACGGCGTATGTACGTCATCAACAATGAGATCTGCTCCCGTCTTGTCTGTAAAGAACACGAAGCTATGAAAG ATGAACTCTGCCGTCAGAAGGCTGGTCTGCCCCCAAGGCGACTCCGACGCTCCAACTACTTCCGCCTTCCTCCCTGTGATAATGTGAATTTGCAGGGACCCAGTGGTCTGTGA
- the MFAP5 gene encoding microfibrillar-associated protein 5 isoform X3: MTFFGPKVLLLLTALIMSSGRTPLGVSGQRGDDVTTVTSETFTEDPNLVNDPATDETVLADIQPSTDDLASLNDKNTTTECRDEKFACTRLYSVHRPIKQCLHQICFTSSRRMYVINNEICSRLVCKEHEAMKDELCRQKAGLPPRRLRRSNYFRLPPCDNVNLQGPSGL, from the exons ATGACGTTCTTTGGACCCAAAGTGCTCCTGCTTCTCACCGCCCTCATCATGTCCTCTG GCCGGACACCCCTAGGGGTCAGCGGACAGCGAGGAG ATGATGTGACCACAGTGACTTCAGAAACATTCACAGAAGATCCTA ATCTGGTGAATGATCCTGCTACAGATGAAACAG TTCTGGCTGATATCCAGCCTTCCACCGATGACCTGG CCTCACTCAACGACAAAAATACCACCACAG AGTGCCGGGATGAGAAATTTGCCTGCACAAGACTCTACTCCGTGCATCGGCCAATCAAGCAATGCCTCCATCAGATATGCTTCACCAG TTCACGGCGTATGTACGTCATCAACAATGAGATCTGCTCCCGTCTTGTCTGTAAAGAACACGAAGCTATGAAAG ATGAACTCTGCCGTCAGAAGGCTGGTCTGCCCCCAAGGCGACTCCGACGCTCCAACTACTTCCGCCTTCCTCCCTGTGATAATGTGAATTTGCAGGGACCCAGTGGTCTGTGA
- the MFAP5 gene encoding microfibrillar-associated protein 5 isoform X2 encodes MTFFGPKVLLLLTALIMSSGRTPLGVSGQRGDDVTTVTSETFTEDPTSLNDKNTTTECRDEKFACTRLYSVHRPIKQCLHQICFTSSRRMYVINNEICSRLVCKEHEAMKDELCRQKAGLPPRRLRRSNYFRLPPCDNVNLQGPSGL; translated from the exons ATGACGTTCTTTGGACCCAAAGTGCTCCTGCTTCTCACCGCCCTCATCATGTCCTCTG GCCGGACACCCCTAGGGGTCAGCGGACAGCGAGGAG ATGATGTGACCACAGTGACTTCAGAAACATTCACAGAAGATCCTA CCTCACTCAACGACAAAAATACCACCACAG AGTGCCGGGATGAGAAATTTGCCTGCACAAGACTCTACTCCGTGCATCGGCCAATCAAGCAATGCCTCCATCAGATATGCTTCACCAG TTCACGGCGTATGTACGTCATCAACAATGAGATCTGCTCCCGTCTTGTCTGTAAAGAACACGAAGCTATGAAAG ATGAACTCTGCCGTCAGAAGGCTGGTCTGCCCCCAAGGCGACTCCGACGCTCCAACTACTTCCGCCTTCCTCCCTGTGATAATGTGAATTTGCAGGGACCCAGTGGTCTGTGA